The genomic stretch AGATATTCCAGGACACAGGTGCAAACTTTCCGTAGAATATCGAGTCGATAACGATAACAACCGAACCTAATAGAAGAAACACCAAAGAGCAGTCAAACGATGTTCTCAAAGAGGAGATAATCCGGTgagtaaataaataatgGAAACACAATGGCACACTCAAAACCATAACAAACGGCCAACCCAAAACACTAGCAATGAAATTAAACGCCAAGCTAGAGACAAAACTTGAGATAGAGTTAGTTGACAGATATCTTAAGGTGTACTTCGCTGTGTTTAAGTATAAAATCATAGCAATGGCAGATGGTAGTAATTCCACAGATGCATGGAAATAACCTGGGGtgaagatttggaaaagcAACCAAGTATTGGcaatcttcaaagaaagagTGCCCTCAATTTCTCTAAACAGTTTCCATTCTAATAGCGCAGAGAACGACCCTAGTGCCGTTCTAACAATATAGAAATTCCAGTATTTGTCTGTTTGCAAAACTGAGAGTTTCTGCAATGGATATAAGAGCAAATTGAAGGGCAGGAGCAAAGACCACGATCTAATGGAGTACTCTGGGGAGTACTCCCAAGTCTGTTTACCAAAATTTCTGAGCAGTAAATTCAGTGGTTCCCAGTAGTTGAACGTCTCGTCACAGTCAGAAATAATGGAATACAACGGTTGGACATAAAGACGACTAGTCAACAAGAGCACGACTAATAGCGCGCTGATCCAGTGACCCTTTTGCATTGTCGCTATACCTTGAATAGATGATGTATGTATGAGGTCTGTGTCGATGTATCCCTTTTGTGAACGTAATTCTTGCAGTACGTATCTAtttgcagtttcttgacttCGGAAAATATTCATGACTTTCGAGAGCTGCATAAACGATTACATCATGCAACGAGTGTATAGATCAGATGCGAAGCACTGTGTGGTGCGGTACTACGTATGGCACTTAAGAATGTAACAAGATAACGGTTCTCTTGCAAAGCACCTTGTGTATTAATTTGGTTTTGCGAGGAGGGTCGGGTGAGGGAGGGAGAGTATTTTATTGAGACGGTGTTTCTTACGTATTAACCCCGAACACAACTTACAAgccaaaaagaaagtagAACGCGTCATGTAGTCAATGAATAACTGTATGCGCATGCTGGTCTCGGACCCGGTTTCGTGTGACTAGTTTGCATCCAAATCATCATATAATTACGTACAACGCGTTAAAAAGAACGCTATATTAAATGATGCATTAACATCATCTCATCTCAACAAGACAGACCCTTCAACCAAGCCATATCTGTGATGCAGAAAGGTAAACAGAACGCGAAGATCACCAAGATAGAACAGCAGGTGTCATGTCCCGTTTGTAAGAAACAGGTACCGTATTCGAGGATTAATGCACATGTCGATATACACATGCATAGATCGTCACTCAAATCTGGGTTAGCTGATAGTGCTGGTTCTCGAAACGATAAGACTTCCATCACAGACATTTTGAGCGGCAGTCAGCCACCGatgaagagaaggaaacCAGACTCCAGCCAGTCAGTTATTAAATTAGACGATGATGGGGAAGAGGAGCAGGACGAGGGGCAAAGTTTGGCGACCACTGGAGCTATTTCCCTTGTTAAAATCGAGGATTCCGACGTGCAAAAGCCAAAGGATAAGGTACGAGTTGATAACAATGATACGAACAGCCTTCGATATTTACAAAGGATTAGCAGTTTGCCCCTCTCCGAGAAACTGCGTCCCAAAACGCTGCAAGATTATGTAGGTCAGCAACATATCCTGTCCTCTACCACTGGTACTCTTTACAAATACATCCAATTGGACCAAATACCTTCTATGATTCTGTGGGGCCCACCTGGTGTGGGTAAAACGTCTTTGGCACGTCTTCTTACAAAATCCGTTGATGGGAAGTATTTGATGATTGAAACAAGCGCTACGAAATCCAATACGCAAGAACTCAAGGCCGTGTTTGAAAAGGCCAAGGCGGAGTACCGTTTGACGAAAAGAAGAGTCATTCTCTTCATTGATGAGATTCACAGATTCAACAAACCGCAACAGGACCTGTTGCTGCCGCACGTAGAGAACGGTGATATAGTTTTGATCGGCGCAACCACAGAAAATCCAAGtttccaattgaacaatgCGTTGATAAGTCGATGCCATGTATTTGTGCTTGAGAAGCTTAGCTCTTCGGAGTTGGGACTTGTACTGAATAGAGCTATAGCGTTGTTGAATAAACTCCGGACGTTTATATGGCATTGCTCTCGACCTTTGAAATTGGCAAAGGACGCCATAGAATACATTGAAGATGTGTGCATCGGAGATACGAGGCGGGCGCTGAACCTCTTGGAGATGGTAGAGATCTCCTCTAGAAGGAGCAAAAAGggcgatgacgaggatTTCACGTTGTCAACAGAAGAGGTCCGCAACATTAtaaagaacaacagcagcaacggACTAAACAGCTACTACGATCCGAAGGGCGATAATCATTACGATACGATCTCGGCGTTCCACAAGTCTGTGAGGGGCAGTGACGAAAATGCAGCCCTGTACTATCTCGGCCGGATGCTAAAAGGTGGTGAGGATCCGCTGTACATTGCGCGACGGATGATTCGCATTGCAAGCGAGGACATCGGAATTCGTGATAACACAATGCTGCCTCTGGCGATTGCTGCGCACGACGCGGTGATGAAAGTTGGGTTACCGGAGGCTGACATGGCTCTCGTGCAGTGTTGTGTCTCGTTGGCCAGGGCGCCGAAGTCTGTAGAGATTTACAGGGCGTGGAACAAGCTGAAGAGCATGCTCGACGAAAACAAGTACTCCATGTGCAGCAGCGAGATCCCAATGCATATTCGTAACGCACCAACAAAACTGATGGAGGATATTGGGTATTCAAAGGGGTACAAGTACAACCCTGACTACAAAGACGGTAAAGTAGCGCAGATGTATTTCCCACAAGAGATTCTAGACCAATGCGAGGACAAGACCACTCTGAAGTTTCTCACGGGTAAGCATCTCGGGTCGAAGATGGACCCGGATCTGGAGCTGCAGGACAAATGATACAGTGGCATCAGGGCATACGTTTCCTTTCACGTTGCATTCCTGTTCTTGGAAATCACGGCATCAGCTCATTGTTTCGGGAACAATGAGGGAAAATGGTGAAAAGATGGCTTCTCGAATAGAACGGTTTTATATAAGCGAGTGTATCTGAGTACTTTATAGACATCGCACTATTGGGAGATGTTACAATCTGTGTAATCGCTTAGAGTAGCTGTCAGTTGTCGTATCTTTACCCTGTTTGTGTGTCAGGGTCGACAAATATTTGTGCTTTGCTCGTTGGTATTAAGTAACTGCGGGGTGAATATGAATTGGGGGTACCGGATGAGCATCGCGGTTGTTGCGTTGGTGAGTGTCTTTGTGGTTGTGTTCTACACGGTGTTACCACCAGGTGCTAATGCTGTATCTCCATTGCCTGTGATACGTATTATTTCATCTGTACAGCGCCTGACAGACCCTCGAGAAAAGCTGCTGTTTGTTGGTGACGTCCACGGCAGGTACGATGCATTGTTGCAACTGATCGACACCCAGTATGGTGGCATAGATGCTGTGGACGAGCACACAAAGATTGTTCTGCTGGGGGACTTCTTGATGAAGGGCCCACAATCCAAAGAGGTCGCAGACTACATACTCTCCCACAAAGACAAGATTGCGTGTCTTCTGGGCAACACTGAAATCACCGTGTTGCTATCTGCTGTGAATCCTTTCTACCGGTTCCGCATGCGGAACCCGCTCGTGTTCTCGCACAACAAGACCGTCTCAAGTGCCATGCGGGACAGCGCACACGAACTGATCTTCGAACCTAAGGGGAAACACCGCGCTATGGTATCCGAGCTCGGGTACCCACGGTTGTCCCGTCTTGCAGAACACTGTACGATCGCTGCAAAGTTCGACCTTACACTGACTGGCTCGACTCTGTACGGTGTGCATGCGGGGATGATCCCTGGCGACTTTTCCGATGATGAGCACGCCCTATCAAGCGTAGCATCTCTCGTGAACATGAAGTACGTCAACGGCAAGAACAAGACGCAAACGGCACGGAAACAGAGCTCCCTACCGCACGCGAAGAGGTGGTACAAATTGTGGGAGGGCACGCGGTCCCCCGTCACGGTGCTCTACGGGCACGACGCAAGCCGCGGACTCAACCTGCGCAAGCACACCAAGGGACTCGACTCTGGGTGTGCCCGTGGCGGGCAATTGAGTGCTCTAGAGTACTCCTACAACACTGGAGACCACGAGTACACGGCCCAACTGCTACAGGTCCACTGCTGATATCCTTCATCATAGTGGTACCATATCACGTGCTCTTTACTTCTTCGGGTAACACTTTACCGAGTCGGGtaaaattgcaaaacatttctgttgaaaacttttcgTTTCTGAAACAACAGAACACCCAGAGGTTTGATGTTTACGAGGGACTCATGAGGGAGTTGGAAAGCTCTGGGTTTGTGTGTTGTGTGCCAGGCCGGAGATATTTTGCGAAGTTAGTTGTCGCGTTTCTGAGATTGGGTAACCTTGTGTAAAGAGAGGCATCGCGCAGAGTGTTTTGCTATAGAAGGTAAGATACAGAATTCAGAAATTTATAAACAGGGGCTTGGGTGTTTTGCCAATTGAGATTGTATACCACGGAGAGTTGAATATTGAAGATGTCCCAACAGGTGGAAGATTTTGACACTGCGCctgaacagtttgttgACGCGCTGGATAACGAGGCTGCTAGTGATCCCGTGGGGAGTAGTCCCCCAACTGGTACTGTGCCACGTTCGGGTGCGAATAATGCCAGGAACCACGCTAAAggtactgctgctgctgctgaggacaaaacaaaaaacaagtTTTGGACCGGTATGAGATTTTTCATCAATAGGGAAGATACCGCACACGATAACGTGAACGACGCTGACCGTCTGGCCGCACTGGTGACCACGTACGGTGGTGAATTGATCGATGAGGTGCCCGATAGTACCGACCAGGACGGTAAAGCACTGGTCATTTCACCTTACAACTACACCAATCGGATAACAGTGACCCCGACATACTTGAAGGCGTGTGCGAAGAGCAACACTTTGCTCAGTTACAATAGGTACATCGTGCCCTTCGACGAGTACGGGTCCGCAATTGACACGCAGTTGCGGGACTCGGCAGCAGCGGAGGAAAAGGAACAAGGTCCAGGGAGTAGAGGGACACCCAAAGAGGATTCGGACGGCGGTCTGTTTCCAAATTTCAACGATACAGATAACGAAGACGATAACTCGGATGAAAGCGACAGAGCGCGGCAATTGAAACTGCTGCAAGAGCACGCCTCAGAGTATATCCCTGGTGCTCAGTCTGCTGAAGCTACCGCTGGTGGTCGTGCAAACTCTGGGGTGGCCGCAGAAGAAGGGAAGAAGGGAGGCGCAAAATCTGAGAACAAAACCAGATCTGTTCCAAGAAGAGCTAACATGGCAAACCCACAGGCGCACGCGCATAACAAGGCCTCGTTCACagaagacgaggacgagttTATTTTGGATGTAGTGCGCAAAAACCCAACAAGACGTACTACACATACACTGTACGATGAAATATCACACTACGTCCCCAACCACACTGGTAACTCGATAAGACACAGGTTCCGTGTCTACTTGTCCAAACGACTGGATTTTGTCTACGAGGTGGACAAATACGGGAAGTTGTTGAGAGACGAGCGTGGTAACCTGATCAAGACAAAAGTGTTGCCCCCAGctatcaagaaaaaatttgTAGCCGAGGAGGATTACGACTTGGCTATTGCCGTGAAACAGCAGTTCTATCGTGATCTGTATCAGATAGACCCGATTAGTGGTGCCTCGCTGATATCATCGAAGGACACACCAACTGCCATCGCGAAAAGGTCTATGACAATGGACCCTAACTATGTGCCTGGGCAGGAGCCCACTTTTGAGACTTACCGTGTTAATGGTCGCCGAGGCCCAATAGCAAGagagtttttcaagaatttcTCAAAGGAACATCCAAGCCATACAGAAAACGCGTGGAGGGACAGATTCAGGAAGTTTCTGCTTCAGTACGGCGTTGACACGTACATATCTTACTACGAGGAGCAGAAGGCGCAGAATTCGGAGCCAGAGCCGATGAAAAACATGACCAATAGGCCGAAAAGGCCTGGTGTCCCAACTCCTGGGAATTACAACTCCTCGGTAAAGAAGGCGAGAAACTACGGCGCTGTCTCGTACCAGCAATTGGACCAATCAGGTGCAGACGAGGGCAACGCTGCCACTGCAGCTGATGCAACTACTCCAGGAACCGAAAATGCTACCAAACAGGTTAACGCTGTTCCAGAAAGTTTGTTCTTGGACGAGGAAACCTTGAAGTACGTGACCAACCTACAGCACGACTTGTCCAAGCTTGATAGTAACATGCCATTCGAGTACCCACCTGATATTGCAGAATCTATCCGTATGGACTTTAGcaacgaggaggaggctTACGACACTATAGATCCAGACCTCATCCCATTCCCACCTAAGATTGCCACTGCAGATCTCTTCCTTCCTAAATTTTTTGAGTTGGGTAGTGTCCGTGAGTTCATGCAGAAAGTGGACGACATTATCTCGAGAGATTATGAGCCCACCCAGGCTGAGAAACTGGTGCAGAGTCTTTGTGACGAAGCGGGTATCCGGAAGACTTTCAGCACCTCGGTGCTTACTTACTTGAGTGGTGATTTGATGCTCATCCCCAGGTACTTTTTGACCatgttcaagaacaactCGAACCCACCACAAGATGTCCCCGGTATATGGACGCGTGAGGACGATCTCGGGTTGCGTTCTGGAAATGAGGAGACCctcaaagaattgatcaGGAAGCACGGGACCGGGAGGATTGAAATGAGGAGAAAATTCATCGAAAAGGATTTGATTTAGTATTatattgttgtttttgtttgtgTCGTTTGCTAATTCATTTTTGTTTGAGGAGTAGTAATTTCAAACAAATGGATTTCGTGTATTATGTATAcaataatatatatttgtaaCAGTTACCATACTTTGTGTTTCCCTTTGTTACTCTTGACCTGTTGAAAGCAATGGGGTACTCACGCCTGAACTGTAAAAGGtgaataataatatatatatataaactgATAGATACAGACAGTGCGAGGAAATGTATTTTACTCTAATTCTCCCGATCTTATTACTGAAAGTATAGTTTTAGCACAAAGGTTTCTTTTCGGAGTACcgtttgaaaaattgtttcCTAGGAATAAACGTAGGCTAGAATCCTGTACGATAATAGTTGCAAGTTCCTCAACAACAGATGTCCCAGCCGCTGTTACCGGTACCGTTTATTTCGCACAGAGAACAATGGAGCGCAAAGACAATTGAGATTTGTAAACAGTGATGCATCCTCATGCGTATAGGAGGCTGGGATGGGAAATTTTAGACGTTCGtatttccaaaacttgAAGGTAAATCCTTTGAAAAATAGTGCTGGATCCAGCTCGAAAAATCGCGACATTGCACACAACGACTGTGCCAATCCCTTCCTGGCCCATTACTGCTGTCGCAGGCTCGTTCCGTGGAGCGTACCCTcgcatatatatatatatacatatgcGGGTATATGTACGCGTGTGGGTAGTCATACttgtgtgtatatatgtatCTAGGTGTCCGTGCATATTATAATTAGTGGCACGGTTGATAACAGTTCTGGGCGGCGGAAGCCAGGTTTGAATAGCTTTTTCCCCAATCCACTACTTGTTGCTTTGGTCGCCTGTTTCGAGCCTCCTCAGTAAACCGTTTGCAAATGGATGCGTTGAATGAGGATACGATAGAGGGGAAACAGGCGAAAAAGAATGGAAATCCAGAGGTCTATCCAAGTATGCCACAGGAATCGGGCAATGCGGCCAATATGTCGCCAGAAATGAAAGCGTTCTATGCCAACATGGCCAAAATGAAATTATATGACATCATCGATGTGTTCCAAACATCCACAATTGACAACGCCACATGGACTCATTGGCAGacgttcttgaaggacatgTTTGTCGTTGATGCGTTTTTAATTATAGTTTCAAAAGTAACCCCGGTGCCGAAACGTTACAACTTACTGTCGTACCTTTTGAGCATACTTTGTAGTACAATCCAAAAGCACGGTGTAATAAAAATTAGCATAATAGTGTACGGTCTGATCACTGAAACGTTGAACTCAAACTCTATATACTTCAACTGTCCCGGTTGTAGATTGAAGCTTTTGTATGCGGATGGCAGTTACATGCGGTACTTTTCACATTTCAATGGGACTCTAGATTTCCAGTTCAAGATTACTTGGGTTAATATTGCCATCTCTAACTTCAAACTTGGATTGGAATGGGGTGCTTTGGAAAACCTGTTGCATAAGAAGAATAATTCAAACGAACTGctcaaaaaattggagaaCCCAGAAGTAGCCCAGTTGGATGGACAAGACTCCAAAAATTCAATGCTTGTAAATAGAGATGCATTGCTGTTCTTAAAGTCACGTTTCGATGCGTTTCAGAATATCTCCTCATTGGGAATCGATAACAATATAGTTCGTTCCATTCAGTTGAACGAAGTTATGTCAAACTTgaaatacttgaagatgttTCAAAGGGAAAACAATATTGTCAGTCCTGTGGAGGCGATGCAAAAGTTTGTTCAGAAGTATCgccaaaaggaaaacacCGAAcacaataataataatgaaCGTTGAATCTTTAGGCTCTTATCCAGCATATGACGGTAAGCACAATATGATATAACTATTATAGATGTAGCAGATGGCTTTGTCGTTTACGGTACCAACTTTTGTATGTTCTTTTATTGTTGTACTTTTTGTTATGTATAAAGATGACAGAGAAACTACTGTCAATtacttcttgaaaaaaatggacaGTGCCAGGTGTAAAGGACGTCCCCTGTtcgagaagaacagaacACAACGCATTCAGCACACATGCAAGGGATAGGTACAATGTGGCCAGATGCTAGTCGCATTGTCAAGACCAGTGCAAGCAGGGATCCGCTGGTCGGACTCATAACAAAACTGTGCTACAACGCTGGAATGGTGTCATCGGTATTGTACCTGCTGCTCATTGCCATAATACAACCTTGTATTTCGCGACAGATCGACCAAAGGCGGGAGCTGAACGTTACTGCACTACTGAGACTGAGGAGAGCAGTATCTTATCTGTGTAGCAAACTCAAAACTACTAACGTTTCGGTTTTTGGATTTAACGACAACGGGGCCACGGTAGAAAGATGTACACAAACCTCGTCTACTTCTGACAGCGAGCAGAATCTTGGTGGTGACATGTTTGAAGCGAGTCTCAGTGAGGCAGTGAAGAAGGACTACTGGAATTTGGCCAACATGAAATTGAAGCACATCAGTTTTGATGTAAGTCAGTATAATGCAAGAATGGGGGAACGTTCCCCACCAAGggaacaacttcaatttgaGATCAAGTCTGTAAAAAACCAGGTATCCCTTTGTGACGAATCCAAAGAGAttaagaagaaaacagaTCGCATCACTGATAATATCAGAGAAATTAAGGGCTGGTTCGTCAATGGTAAGATATCGTAAACGAAAATGATTATATGCTATGATTATGCAGTTGACCATTTCTCCAAACTAGGCGGATGGAAATCTGTGTGCAGTATATGTAAAGGCTGTTTCGTATATTTACAAGTAATACAGCGGATGTACAGGGACGATTGTTATGCCAATGGTGACAGATATCGCATGCTTACCTATGACGTTTTCTGATCAATCGTGACAAGAGGTTCAGTTTCGAGTTAGAAGTCTTATCTTGTTTGCTCTCGCTTGTTGTTTCCCCACGTTTTGAAtgatgctgctgtttgtgGCCCTTTGCCCGTGtcttccctttttttaCGTAGTCTGTAATAGAAGCGTCCCTATTGAATTTTAACATTACAACAGGTCTCTGTCTTATACCCAGATCCTGTTCCTTCCCCCTCTGTGAGTCTAATTTCTTCCAATCTGGGCTCCCGTATAAtttcttgattttttcgCCTCTTTTCTTCCATCGAGCATCGAGGTCAGAGACTTCATCACCGATAGGAGTCCATTTACTCTTAAGAATCCTCCTGATTGCCTCTGGTGACACTTTAAACTGAGCGCCCAGCTCAGAAGCAGTCATATCAGGGAACTGTGATTTAAGCAGTCGTACACTGTTTAATTCAGTTCGTGACAGTTTTTTGGAAGGGTTCCATTGGGCACCGTTAAACTTTTTCTGTAGCGCCAACTTTTGTCTTTGCCAGTCAGGAATATCCGAAGCAAGTTCCTCTAGCTTTTCCAGCGCTCCGTCCCGCCTTGACCTGTCATTCGCACACTTATCGACGAATTTCAGAGCTTGCTTTATGGACGGTACGTTATCGCGCAGCCAGGTACTGCAATGGAACTGCCTCACGGGAACCCGCCATAGGAACTTCATTCCACAGCTAGCAGAACACTGTTGCTCGTATTTTCCCCACCCAGAAAGAAGTAAAAAGCACA from Huiozyma naganishii CBS 8797 chromosome 6, complete genome encodes the following:
- the MGS1 gene encoding ssDNA-dependent ATPase MGS1 (similar to Saccharomyces cerevisiae MGS1 (YNL218W); ancestral locus Anc_2.26), with the translated sequence MQKGKQNAKITKIEQQVSCPVCKKQVPYSRINAHVDIHMHRSSLKSGLADSAGSRNDKTSITDILSGSQPPMKRRKPDSSQSVIKLDDDGEEEQDEGQSLATTGAISLVKIEDSDVQKPKDKVRVDNNDTNSLRYLQRISSLPLSEKLRPKTLQDYVGQQHILSSTTGTLYKYIQLDQIPSMILWGPPGVGKTSLARLLTKSVDGKYLMIETSATKSNTQELKAVFEKAKAEYRLTKRRVILFIDEIHRFNKPQQDLLLPHVENGDIVLIGATTENPSFQLNNALISRCHVFVLEKLSSSELGLVLNRAIALLNKLRTFIWHCSRPLKLAKDAIEYIEDVCIGDTRRALNLLEMVEISSRRSKKGDDEDFTLSTEEVRNIIKNNSSNGLNSYYDPKGDNHYDTISAFHKSVRGSDENAALYYLGRMLKGGEDPLYIARRMIRIASEDIGIRDNTMLPLAIAAHDAVMKVGLPEADMALVQCCVSLARAPKSVEIYRAWNKLKSMLDENKYSMCSSEIPMHIRNAPTKLMEDIGYSKGYKYNPDYKDGKVAQMYFPQEILDQCEDKTTLKFLTGKHLGSKMDPDLELQDK
- the PPN2 gene encoding putative serine/threonine-protein phosphatase (similar to Saccharomyces cerevisiae YNL217W; ancestral locus Anc_2.28) is translated as MNWGYRMSIAVVALVSVFVVVFYTVLPPGANAVSPLPVIRIISSVQRLTDPREKLLFVGDVHGRYDALLQLIDTQYGGIDAVDEHTKIVLLGDFLMKGPQSKEVADYILSHKDKIACLLGNTEITVLLSAVNPFYRFRMRNPLVFSHNKTVSSAMRDSAHELIFEPKGKHRAMVSELGYPRLSRLAEHCTIAAKFDLTLTGSTLYGVHAGMIPGDFSDDEHALSSVASLVNMKYVNGKNKTQTARKQSSLPHAKRWYKLWEGTRSPVTVLYGHDASRGLNLRKHTKGLDSGCARGGQLSALEYSYNTGDHEYTAQLLQVHC
- the RAP1 gene encoding DNA-binding transcription factor RAP1 (similar to Saccharomyces cerevisiae RAP1 (YNL216W); ancestral locus Anc_2.29), with the translated sequence MSQQVEDFDTAPEQFVDALDNEAASDPVGSSPPTGTVPRSGANNARNHAKGTAAAAEDKTKNKFWTGMRFFINREDTAHDNVNDADRLAALVTTYGGELIDEVPDSTDQDGKALVISPYNYTNRITVTPTYLKACAKSNTLLSYNRYIVPFDEYGSAIDTQLRDSAAAEEKEQGPGSRGTPKEDSDGGLFPNFNDTDNEDDNSDESDRARQLKLLQEHASEYIPGAQSAEATAGGRANSGVAAEEGKKGGAKSENKTRSVPRRANMANPQAHAHNKASFTEDEDEFILDVVRKNPTRRTTHTLYDEISHYVPNHTGNSIRHRFRVYLSKRLDFVYEVDKYGKLLRDERGNLIKTKVLPPAIKKKFVAEEDYDLAIAVKQQFYRDLYQIDPISGASLISSKDTPTAIAKRSMTMDPNYVPGQEPTFETYRVNGRRGPIAREFFKNFSKEHPSHTENAWRDRFRKFLLQYGVDTYISYYEEQKAQNSEPEPMKNMTNRPKRPGVPTPGNYNSSVKKARNYGAVSYQQLDQSGADEGNAATAADATTPGTENATKQVNAVPESLFLDEETLKYVTNLQHDLSKLDSNMPFEYPPDIAESIRMDFSNEEEAYDTIDPDLIPFPPKIATADLFLPKFFELGSVREFMQKVDDIISRDYEPTQAEKLVQSLCDEAGIRKTFSTSVLTYLSGDLMLIPRYFLTMFKNNSNPPQDVPGIWTREDDLGLRSGNEETLKELIRKHGTGRIEMRRKFIEKDLI
- the KNAG0F00960 gene encoding LIM domain-binding protein (similar to Saccharomyces cerevisiae YDL233W; ancestral locus Anc_2.32); the encoded protein is MDALNEDTIEGKQAKKNGNPEVYPSMPQESGNAANMSPEMKAFYANMAKMKLYDIIDVFQTSTIDNATWTHWQTFLKDMFVVDAFLIIVSKVTPVPKRYNLLSYLLSILCSTIQKHGVIKISIIVYGLITETLNSNSIYFNCPGCRLKLLYADGSYMRYFSHFNGTLDFQFKITWVNIAISNFKLGLEWGALENLLHKKNNSNELLKKLENPEVAQLDGQDSKNSMLVNRDALLFLKSRFDAFQNISSLGIDNNIVRSIQLNEVMSNLKYLKMFQRENNIVSPVEAMQKFVQKYRQKENTEHNNNNER
- the PEX17 gene encoding Pex17p (similar to Saccharomyces cerevisiae PEX17 (YNL214W); ancestral locus Anc_2.33); the encoded protein is MWPDASRIVKTSASRDPLVGLITKLCYNAGMVSSVLYLLLIAIIQPCISRQIDQRRELNVTALLRLRRAVSYLCSKLKTTNVSVFGFNDNGATVERCTQTSSTSDSEQNLGGDMFEASLSEAVKKDYWNLANMKLKHISFDVSQYNARMGERSPPREQLQFEIKSVKNQVSLCDESKEIKKKTDRITDNIREIKGWFVNGKIS
- the RRG9 gene encoding mitochondrial ribosome assembly protein RRG9 (similar to Saccharomyces cerevisiae YNL213C; ancestral locus Anc_2.34) encodes the protein MKFLWRVPVRQFHCSTWLRDNVPSIKQALKFVDKCANDRSRRDGALEKLEELASDIPDWQRQKLALQKKFNGAQWNPSKKLSRTELNSVRLLKSQFPDMTASELGAQFKVSPEAIRRILKSKWTPIGDEVSDLDARWKKRGEKIKKLYGSPDWKKLDSQRGKEQDLGIRQRPVVMLKFNRDASITDYVKKGKTRAKGHKQQHHSKRGETTSESKQDKTSNSKLNLLSRLIRKRHR